A single region of the Chryseobacterium culicis genome encodes:
- a CDS encoding leucine-rich repeat protein yields MRYTGRIYFTNYERSDKEVADNFIYPVMFFIKNEEGKIIKQIAYSALGEKSESEYGTGGGNGGANGIVFRAKSEIPASFVKSFGSEVKIVFSWSSIDSVDGSETGGGTASILKGNTILFNKNIKQGVNEIDITSYILAGDNTITLSITDSYGNNRKLKYDIQTIALALSTTYDKTTINSGPIIFRYIPTGNVEKTIHFKLNGSDLPPVVTSINNKELLYEIPAQSHGVHILEVYMTADLSGEIIESNHLFTDIISVVAGNLTPLVSSANNVAANQYAPASIEYLVYSPSSNYSDVEILVDGLKVSELVVNRSLQKFTYTFMDSGAHTVTFKCGTVTKNTSVVVTAFDIQVEAETLGLELFLSSRNRSNSEINKNEWKYKNLSCTLTDFDFSTNGWVQDSKGSVALKVSGNARVEIPFKIFENDFKTGGKTLEFEFSTSDIKNSDSTIFSCKNGNVGFVATSNSFSFSSEQDGTSIFFKEEERIRVSVVVTKVADQRLVFVYINGIISSLYQYNSLDSFLQQAPQNITIGSSDCTINLYNIRVYNNNLNADQMLSNFIADMDNLVEKVNIYERNKLYDAFGNLSYDKCLQSIPCLTIVGDLPTYKGDKKTIVGEYENAQDPTKSFSYVNASIDVQGTSSQYYPRKNFKIKFNGGFKNGEINSSKYKLRDNSLAEKTFTFKADFMESSGSHNIGLARLAQDSLNQLGYLVPPQLVNPNIRTTMDGFPMLIFHRATPDSERIFLGKYNFNNDKSNEATTGFTGGQECWEFLNNTSDNTLFIATDFQSVDGNGKHVWKNDFEGRYPEDNEDTSNLEALHTWIVSCKNNPAKFKTEAQDHFNIQFLLFYYVFTEFFAMVDQRAKNQMFAMYPDAQGNNRWYLIFYDNDTVLGLNNEGHNVYDYWVEAHDEVGSGFVWNGALSELWKLVEVAFDTEITALYQQMRTSGILTYDKCNIYFNTLESDKWAESIFNEDAKYKYIDPLVVAGNGSYLYTAQGSRKSHRNYWLLNRFRYMDGKYDTSTFSSDYITMRLYTPSGTPVVAPNANFLLTAQKDGYTKIKFGSYINRARLRKNVASLVQAPAITFNDTETIIYGASAIKDLGDLSGKYLGTLDVSKATNLSRLRIGSQISGYSNQNLRNLFIGNNTILEELDVTNCPNLKQSIDLTVCTSIKNIYAAGTGISSVLLPKGGLLASLILPNTANTLILDNQKFIKNSNLTFTASSIKTLVIKDCPLINVNDIVSNLKNLSRVRINNLNGSSTSSENFFPLINAKGVDDLGNTAPHSIVEGKWTFTNIYQEDKDFMEANWPDFHFTYTNITNFIQISDITRKTALLKAYDTNGDGELSFSEARSVTDIPASSFNPFINSERFLGGSFDEFRFFTNVETIGDHAFDNNSLLSITFPPNIKKIGRNAFQLYETSVINGNFDNVEELGISPIMGKYLDINLFKNVKIYDAYSFTYKYPKAGKYNLPYITRIFPEMLTTNINNTNVEDYVTNFIDLTGCTSLERIDSFGLRLRLRTGESEITIIFPASINYMANGCMHLIAAGGQTSVKKVVVKVLATTPPILVGTNLVSDGIIIDKVEIHVPAASVSAYKTATNWSYFAAKIYPIT; encoded by the coding sequence ATGAGATATACAGGAAGAATTTACTTTACAAATTATGAAAGATCAGATAAAGAAGTTGCAGATAACTTCATTTATCCCGTGATGTTCTTCATTAAAAATGAAGAGGGAAAAATCATTAAACAGATTGCATATTCAGCTTTAGGAGAAAAGTCAGAAAGTGAATATGGAACTGGTGGAGGAAACGGAGGAGCCAATGGAATTGTTTTCCGCGCAAAATCTGAAATACCTGCATCATTCGTAAAATCATTTGGAAGCGAAGTTAAAATAGTTTTTTCGTGGTCATCCATCGACAGCGTTGATGGTAGTGAGACTGGCGGAGGAACTGCGAGTATTTTAAAAGGAAATACGATTCTATTTAATAAAAACATTAAGCAGGGAGTCAATGAGATAGATATCACGTCATATATTTTGGCGGGAGATAATACAATAACGCTTAGTATCACCGATAGTTATGGAAATAATAGGAAATTAAAATACGATATTCAAACAATAGCACTTGCTTTAAGTACTACCTACGACAAGACCACTATTAATTCGGGACCAATCATTTTTCGATATATTCCAACCGGGAATGTAGAGAAGACGATTCATTTCAAATTAAATGGATCAGATCTTCCACCAGTAGTTACTTCAATTAATAACAAAGAGCTTCTTTATGAAATTCCTGCACAGTCTCACGGAGTTCATATTTTAGAGGTGTATATGACCGCTGATTTGTCAGGAGAGATCATTGAAAGCAATCACTTATTTACAGATATCATCAGTGTTGTTGCGGGTAATTTAACACCTCTGGTTTCTTCAGCAAATAATGTTGCCGCTAATCAATATGCTCCAGCTTCGATTGAATATCTGGTGTATTCACCATCATCAAATTATAGCGATGTTGAGATTTTGGTCGACGGATTGAAGGTTTCAGAATTGGTAGTAAATAGAAGTTTGCAGAAGTTCACCTATACATTTATGGACTCAGGTGCGCACACTGTAACTTTTAAATGTGGCACTGTCACGAAAAATACTTCAGTAGTTGTAACAGCATTTGATATTCAAGTTGAAGCCGAAACGTTAGGCCTGGAATTATTTTTAAGCAGTCGAAACAGAAGCAATTCAGAGATTAACAAAAACGAGTGGAAATACAAAAACCTGTCATGTACTCTTACTGATTTTGATTTCAGCACCAATGGGTGGGTTCAAGATTCAAAGGGTTCTGTGGCACTTAAAGTGAGCGGAAATGCAAGGGTTGAGATTCCTTTCAAGATTTTTGAAAATGATTTTAAAACAGGTGGTAAAACATTAGAATTTGAATTTTCAACTTCAGATATAAAAAACAGTGACAGTACTATTTTTTCTTGTAAAAATGGAAATGTTGGATTTGTTGCTACCTCAAATTCGTTTTCGTTCAGTTCTGAGCAGGACGGTACTTCCATATTTTTTAAAGAAGAGGAAAGGATCCGTGTAAGTGTAGTCGTTACAAAGGTTGCAGATCAAAGATTGGTATTTGTGTATATCAATGGAATTATATCTTCATTATATCAGTATAATTCATTAGACAGCTTTTTACAACAAGCTCCTCAAAATATTACCATTGGAAGCAGTGATTGTACTATTAATTTATATAATATCAGGGTTTATAATAATAATCTAAACGCCGATCAGATGTTGTCGAATTTTATTGCTGACATGGATAACCTGGTTGAAAAAGTCAACATTTACGAGAGAAATAAATTGTACGATGCCTTCGGAAATTTGTCCTACGATAAATGTTTACAATCAATTCCATGCTTAACCATTGTTGGAGATCTGCCAACTTATAAAGGCGATAAAAAAACAATCGTTGGAGAGTATGAAAATGCTCAAGATCCTACAAAATCGTTTTCTTATGTAAATGCGAGTATTGATGTTCAGGGTACATCATCACAATATTATCCCCGAAAAAACTTTAAAATCAAATTTAATGGAGGTTTTAAAAATGGTGAAATAAATTCTTCAAAATACAAGCTTCGTGATAATTCATTGGCGGAAAAGACATTTACTTTTAAAGCTGATTTTATGGAGTCTTCTGGTTCTCACAACATTGGTTTGGCGAGGCTTGCACAAGATTCTTTGAATCAATTGGGTTATTTAGTTCCACCACAATTAGTTAATCCTAATATCCGTACTACAATGGACGGGTTTCCAATGCTTATATTTCACAGAGCGACACCAGATTCGGAGCGTATTTTCTTAGGAAAATATAATTTTAATAATGACAAGTCTAATGAAGCAACAACGGGTTTTACAGGGGGTCAGGAATGCTGGGAGTTTTTAAACAATACCTCAGATAATACATTATTTATTGCTACAGATTTTCAAAGTGTAGACGGAAATGGTAAGCATGTATGGAAGAATGATTTTGAGGGAAGATATCCGGAAGATAATGAAGATACATCAAATCTTGAAGCCTTACATACATGGATTGTGAGTTGCAAAAATAATCCTGCAAAATTCAAAACCGAGGCTCAAGATCATTTTAATATTCAATTTTTACTGTTTTATTATGTATTCACTGAGTTTTTTGCAATGGTTGATCAGCGCGCTAAAAATCAGATGTTTGCGATGTATCCGGATGCGCAAGGAAACAACCGTTGGTATCTTATATTTTATGATAATGACACGGTTTTAGGTCTTAATAACGAGGGTCACAATGTGTATGATTATTGGGTGGAAGCTCACGACGAAGTAGGAAGTGGTTTTGTCTGGAATGGCGCGCTTTCAGAGCTTTGGAAACTGGTTGAAGTTGCTTTTGATACTGAAATTACGGCTTTGTATCAGCAAATGAGAACTTCAGGAATTCTGACTTATGATAAGTGTAATATTTATTTTAACACATTAGAATCTGACAAATGGGCGGAAAGTATTTTTAATGAAGATGCGAAATATAAATATATAGATCCTTTGGTGGTAGCCGGAAACGGAAGTTACTTATACACCGCACAAGGCTCAAGAAAATCGCACAGGAATTATTGGTTATTAAACAGATTCAGATATATGGACGGAAAGTATGACACGTCTACTTTCTCATCTGATTATATCACGATGCGACTTTATACACCTTCGGGCACGCCTGTAGTTGCTCCCAATGCTAATTTTTTACTAACTGCTCAAAAAGACGGATACACTAAAATTAAATTTGGTTCCTATATCAACCGTGCGAGGCTTAGAAAAAATGTTGCATCTTTAGTTCAAGCTCCGGCTATTACTTTTAACGATACAGAAACCATTATTTATGGTGCATCTGCAATTAAAGATCTTGGAGATTTGTCAGGAAAGTATCTGGGTACTTTAGATGTTTCAAAAGCGACGAATTTGTCGAGGCTTCGGATTGGAAGTCAAATTTCCGGTTATTCAAATCAAAATTTGAGAAACTTGTTTATTGGTAATAATACAATTCTGGAAGAGTTGGATGTAACGAATTGTCCAAATCTAAAACAGTCAATAGATCTTACTGTTTGTACAAGTATTAAAAATATTTACGCTGCAGGAACAGGAATATCGTCGGTATTATTGCCAAAAGGAGGTTTGCTTGCTTCCTTAATTTTGCCAAATACAGCAAATACTTTAATATTAGATAATCAAAAATTTATTAAAAATTCTAATTTAACTTTTACGGCAAGTTCTATAAAAACTCTTGTAATTAAGGATTGTCCTTTAATTAATGTTAATGATATTGTTTCAAATCTTAAAAATTTGAGCAGAGTGAGAATTAATAATCTAAATGGAAGTAGTACTTCTAGCGAAAATTTCTTTCCACTTATAAATGCTAAAGGAGTTGATGATTTAGGTAATACAGCCCCACATTCTATCGTTGAAGGAAAATGGACTTTTACTAATATTTATCAAGAAGATAAAGATTTCATGGAAGCTAATTGGCCCGACTTTCATTTTACTTATACAAACATTACCAATTTTATTCAGATTTCGGATATAACAAGAAAAACTGCATTATTAAAAGCCTATGATACTAATGGTGATGGTGAATTAAGCTTTTCAGAGGCAAGATCTGTTACTGATATACCTGCCAGTAGTTTTAATCCTTTTATTAATTCAGAAAGATTCTTAGGTGGAAGTTTTGATGAATTTAGATTTTTTACAAATGTAGAAACTATTGGAGATCATGCATTTGACAACAACTCATTGCTAAGTATAACTTTTCCACCCAATATCAAGAAAATAGGGAGAAATGCCTTTCAATTATACGAAACAAGTGTTATAAATGGCAACTTTGATAACGTTGAAGAATTGGGTATTTCCCCAATTATGGGAAAATACCTAGACATTAATTTGTTTAAAAATGTTAAGATTTACGATGCATATTCGTTTACCTACAAGTATCCCAAAGCTGGTAAGTACAATCTCCCTTATATCACGCGAATATTTCCGGAAATGCTTACCACGAATATAAACAATACAAATGTTGAAGATTATGTTACTAATTTTATTGATCTTACAGGATGTACAAGTCTGGAAAGAATAGATTCATTTGGTTTAAGACTAAGATTAAGAACGGGTGAAAGTGAAATAACTATTATATTTCCCGCTTCTATTAATTATATGGCAAATGGCTGCATGCATCTGATTGCAGCTGGTGGTCAAACCAGTGTTAAAAAAGTAGTAGTAAAAGTATTGGCAACTACACCTCCTATTTTGGTAGGTACAAATCTCGTTTCTGATGGGATTATTATTGATAAAGTAGAAATTCATGTTCCTGCAGCAAGCGTTTCTGCTTATAAAACGGCAACCAACTGGAGCTATTTTGCCGCAAAAATTTATCCGATAACATAA